Within Methanomicrobiales archaeon, the genomic segment CTTCAGGGCTCCCGGGATGCCCATCGTCATGACGGGCGCGGCGACGATGAGGCCGTCCATCTCGCGGAACTTGCGGTAGTAGGGCGTCACGTCGTCCTCGATGGCGCACTCGTCGATGTGGAGACACTGGAAGATCTCCATGCAGGGGCGGAACCGCAGGCTGGAGACGTCGACCCGCTCCACGACGCACCCGGCGTCCTCCGCACCCTGGACCGCGCGGTTCAGGAGCCTGGCCGTGTTCCCGTCGGGTATGGGGCTGCCGAGGATGGCGATGATCTTCGGAGTCATACTCTCCTGTAGCATTCCGGGCATATATACACCTGCGCCCGCAGGACGACCGGGAGGGCTGTCCGCCGGAAGCGGTCCGCCGCCGTCCGCAGGATGCAAAAGCCCGCTATTCATAAGGGGCGGTGACAAAAACTTAAAAACGAATGAGGGTAGCTCTCTGTGTCCTTCTCCTGTGCCTGCTCGTTCTTCCCGCCGTCGCCCTCCAGATCGTGGAGTTCTGCCCCGATCCCTATCGTTCCGGAGATCCCGACGAGTACATCGTGCTGGAGGGTGAGGGATCCCTGGCGGGGTATACGGTGACCGACGGGGAGGGGGGATTCCGGTTCCCCGCCGGCGCGTGCATCCAGGGACGCCTGGTGGTGGCGCGGGATGCGGCGGCGTACGAGAGGACGTACGGAACCCTGCCGCACTACGAACTGTTCGATCACTCCCCCCTCGTCCCCGAGGTGATCCGCGGCGACGACCTCCGCATGGGGAACGAGCGGGACGAACTGGTGCTGCTCGCGAACGGGGAGGAGATCCAGAGGGTCTCCTGGCCCGGGGATGTCCACCCGCGGGAGGGGCAGATCCACTTCCTCGAAGAGGGAGTATGGGACCCGCGGGTGCTTCTGATCGGCCAGTCGCGGTTCCCGCCGGCGACGTTCCATGACGTCAGCCTGACGGCGTTCGTGGCCCCGGACGCGTCGCTCGAGGTCTTCTACGCCGCTGTGCGCGATGCCGACGACGAGATCCTGGTCAACGTCTACGAGTTCACCAGCCCGGATCTGGCCCTGGCGCTCGCGGACGCATCGGCCCGCGGTGTGCAGGTGCGTATGCTCCTGGAGGGCGGGCCGGTGGGCGGCATCGCGCCGGCGGAGCGCTACGTCTGCAGCCTGATGATGGAGAGCGGCATCCCCATCCACCAGATGAGCAGCGGAGGGGACGCCCACCCCAAGTACCGCTTCAACCACGCGAAGTACATGGTGATCGACGGCGAGGGGCTCTTCATCACCAGCGAGAACTTCAAGGAGAACGGGTTCCCTCCCGCCGGATCGAGCGGAAACCGCGGCTGGGGCGTCTACCTGGAGAGCCCCGCCCTGGCGGAGTACTTCCGGGAGGTGTTCCTCTGGGACAGCAGCGGCGGGGACATCGTCCCGATGGATGTGCACGGCGGCAGCTACGCTCCGCCGGTCTACGCACCCTACACGGTCGAGTTCCCTCCGGCGCGGTTCGAGGGTGCGACCGTCACGGCGGTGCTCGCGCCGGACACCAGCCGCCTGATCCGGGAGATGCTGGAGGGGGCGGAGACCTCTATCGACATCGAGCAGGCGTATATCACCAACCGGACACCGGCCGAACCGAACCCGTTCCTCGCGGCGGCGATCGAGGCCGCCCGGCGGGGGGTGAAGGTGCGGGTGCTCCTCGACTCCTACTGGTACAACACGGAGGACGCCGCCGACAACGACGAGATGGCGGCGTACATCAACCGCGTCGCCGAGGCGGAGGGACTGCCTCTCGCTGCCCGCTGCGCGGATCTGGGCGGCAACCGCCTGGAGAAGATCCACAACAAGGGCGTCATCGTGGACGGGCGGCGGGTGCTCGTCAGCAGCGTCAACTGGAACGAGAACTCGCCCAACTTCAACCGCGAGAGCGGGGTGATCATCGACCACCCCGGTGTCGCCGCCTACTTCGGGGCGGTGTTCGAGGACGACTGGACGGCGAGCGAGAGGCATGCCGCCGGGGCGGTCGGGAGGGACTGGGGGCGGATTGCCGCGGCGATGGCGGTCCTGGCGGCACTCCTGGCGCTCTACGTCCACCGCCGCCGGAGATAGGCGGCGGCGGATCGAATCGGATATGTAGTTCCCCCATCCCATAACTGCATCATGGAGCGCCAGGAGCGGATCGCCCTCCTCCTGCTCGTCGGGGTCACCGCCGCCATCCTGCTCTCCCAGGGCGTCCTCACCCTCATCGGGAAGTCTGCGTTTGCCTCGCCGCTCACGAACGCCTCGCGGGAGGGCGAGCTGGTGGTGCTGGAGGGGACGGTGGACCGCGTCACCCATACCCGCGAGGGCGGGCACCTGATCCTCTCGGTGAACGGGATGCCGGTCTTCGTCCCGAGCCCGGTCTCCGCTGCCGTCCAGGTGGAGCCGGGCTCGCGGGTCACCGTCTACGGGGTGGTGCAGACCTACCGCGGCGAGCGGGAGATCGTGGTGCAGTCGGCGGGAGACGTCATCGTAGAGGACCCCTGATGGGGCATCAGGTGTATGCAACGGTCCGCAACAGTCTTTGAGCGGCTGCTGGCGGCCCGTCATGCAGAGGGATGGCGTGCACTCGCTCCCGGTCGGCGCGCATTCTTACTATGCACCTTGTTAAATAAAATAGCTAATATAAATACGTGTTAATGCCGAAGATCAGCCAGCCGTTCGCAAAATCCTGCGAATCTCAACTCCAGCACGGCAGGATCGAGGGGCTCTACGACGCCTACCTCAACGGTTCTTGCCGCCCCGGCCCGATCGACTGGATGCGGCCCGATCTCCTGCCCTTCGCCGTGCACGACATCTACCGGCGATGGCTTCCGAAGACAGTGAGAATCCTGTTCATCGCGGAGTCGCCCCCATGGACAGGTGTCCAATCGGCTCTCGATATCGAGAGACCTGAGTACGTCTACTTCTACAACGCCCGCTACGACCCGGAGCGAGGGCCCCGGGGGAGGACCACCCTGGGCAGCACGATCTTCCACCACCCGGGGAGTGGAGGGTGCGACCCGGCACGAGCAGCTGGTCCGGTTCCGGGGAGCGGGGCTGTTCCTCACGGACACGATCAAGTGCGTCTTCTACAAGAACCGCAAGCCAGCCATCCCGTCGTCCCTGATCCGCTTCAGCGCCCGATCCATCCTGGAGCCGGAGATCGCCCGCATCGATCCCGACTG encodes:
- a CDS encoding phospholipase D-like domain-containing protein — protein: MRVALCVLLLCLLVLPAVALQIVEFCPDPYRSGDPDEYIVLEGEGSLAGYTVTDGEGGFRFPAGACIQGRLVVARDAAAYERTYGTLPHYELFDHSPLVPEVIRGDDLRMGNERDELVLLANGEEIQRVSWPGDVHPREGQIHFLEEGVWDPRVLLIGQSRFPPATFHDVSLTAFVAPDASLEVFYAAVRDADDEILVNVYEFTSPDLALALADASARGVQVRMLLEGGPVGGIAPAERYVCSLMMESGIPIHQMSSGGDAHPKYRFNHAKYMVIDGEGLFITSENFKENGFPPAGSSGNRGWGVYLESPALAEYFREVFLWDSSGGDIVPMDVHGGSYAPPVYAPYTVEFPPARFEGATVTAVLAPDTSRLIREMLEGAETSIDIEQAYITNRTPAEPNPFLAAAIEAARRGVKVRVLLDSYWYNTEDAADNDEMAAYINRVAEAEGLPLAARCADLGGNRLEKIHNKGVIVDGRRVLVSSVNWNENSPNFNRESGVIIDHPGVAAYFGAVFEDDWTASERHAAGAVGRDWGRIAAAMAVLAALLALYVHRRRR